One segment of Macrotis lagotis isolate mMagLag1 chromosome 1, bilby.v1.9.chrom.fasta, whole genome shotgun sequence DNA contains the following:
- the PTH2 gene encoding tuberoinfundibular peptide of 39 residues yields MENPPKPGRRRCGLLLLLPLLLLPGLPGAAGAALPRPESPSSWLPWVPPPATLTLRDWSLQLAGEASPAQAPGPRPQLEPRPQKPAPSAGPQRRLVVADDAAFRERARLLAALERRRWLNSYMHKLLVVSDAAAD; encoded by the exons ATGGAGAACCCCCCAAAACCGGGGCGCCGCCGGTGCggactgctgctgctgctcccgCTCCTGCTGCTGCCTGGGCTCCCCGGTGCCGCCGGGGCTGCTTTGCCCCGCCCTGAGAGCCCCAG CTCGTGGCTCCCGTGGGTCCCGCCTCCTGCGACGTTGACCCTGCGGGACTGGAGCCTTCAGCTGGCGGGGGAGGCCAGTCCGGCTCAGgcccccgggccccggccccAGCTCGAGCCGCGCCCCCAGAAGCCGGCCCCGAGCGCCGGACCCCAGAGGCGCCTGGTGGTGGCGGATGACGCGGCGTTCCGGGAGCGCGCTCGCCTGCTGGCTGCGCTGGAGCGGCGCCGCTGGCTCAACTCCTACATGCACAAGCTGCTGGTGGTCAGCGATGCGGCCGCCGACTGA
- the GFY gene encoding Golgi-associated olfactory signaling regulator, translated as MRSLWFFFVFLLLHLSAPGLEGAPSAPPPSEPSKPQNAEGRVDPGATFPPGTPAPNPQQSGSPEIPYSVPSPTSQPESYESPGPATPGVVQPESPRVSDPLLPVISQPEPHELRSSRPPEMAQLDSSTAESSAVHPESPASPTPILSEPPPSESRGASNLPLQTSSPEPASDPKYEPSETARPAPGTPSSEPPGPMQFQSPLTHIPGSPERSHLEASPVLQSEGPQTSHPESQATPTPAPPEMAHMETSATAGVNSPKTPSLETNNLTAQSGSPEIPDQASGQSEPQSSRGPQNPLPAAARLLEPPPPPPPAARARPLERRHGSDTVNTIIVVERVQETGVTLVGRARGAGGSALCLFLAGTGLLLGVFLLLWCLYRRAARSRPFGHHRLPNDSDEPVLHLDTPKDPYDLHFYAPDAWIPSHIATKQPPGTPPLPPKLPPPPGRTSSPPRLEPLSPAALPNNFV; from the exons ATGAGATCGCTGTGGTTCTTCTTCGTCTTCCTTCTCCTGCATCTGAGCGCCCCAGGTTTGGAGGGAGCTCCCTCAGCTCCGCCGCCATCGGAGCCCTCGAAGCCGCAGAACGCGGAAGGCAGAGTTGACCCTGGAGCCACCTTCCCTCCGGGGACCCCAGCCCCGAACCCCCAGCAGTCAGGATCGCCAGAAATCCCCTACTCTGTGCCCTCCCCAACTTCCCAGCCAGAATCCTACGAAAGCCCTGGCCCTGCTACTCCTGGGGTCGTCCAGCCCGAATCCCCGAGGGTCTCGGACCCTCTGCTGCCAGTAATTTCCCAGCCAGAACCCCATGAACTCCGGAGTTCCAGACCCCCTGAGATGGCACAGCTTGACTCCTCCACTGCCGAATCCTCGGCTGTCCATCCAGAATCTCCTGCCAGTCCCACCCCTATCCTCTCCGAGCCTCCCCCCTCTGAATCCCGAGGGGCCTCCAACCTCCCTCTGCAAACTTCCTCCCCAGAACCTGCCAGTGACCCGAAGTATGAGCCCTCCGAGACAGCCCGCCCAGCCCCTGGGACCCCCAGCTCTGAACCCCCAGGACCTATGCAATTCCAGTCTCCTCTTACCCATATCCCTGGCTCCCCAGAGAGATCCCACCTAGAAGCTTCCCCCGTTCTTCAGTCTGAGGGCCCCCAAACTTCTCACCCAGAATCCCAagccacccccacccctgcccccccAGAAATGGCCCATATGGAAACGTCTGCCACCGCTGGCGTCAACTCCCCGAAAACCCCTTCCTTAGAAACTAACAACCTGACTGCCCAGTCTGGGTCCCCCGAGATTCCTGACCAAGCATCCGGGCAGTCAGAACCCCAGTCCTCGCGGGGCCCTCAGAACCCGCTCCCTGCAGCCGCCCGGCTCCTggagccccctccccctccccctcccgcaGCTCGGGCCAGACCTCTGGAGAGGCGACACGGGAGCGACACTGTGAATACCATCATCGTGGTGGAGAGAGTTCAAGAGACTG GTGTGACCCTGGTGGGCAGGGCTCGTGGCGCGGGAGGGAGCGCTCTTTGCCTCTTCTTGGCGGGGACTGGGCTCCTGCTGGGAGTTTTCCTGCTCCTTTGGTGTCTATACCGCCGGGCCGCACGTTCTAGACCCTTTGGACACCACCGGCTACCGAATGACAGCGACGAACCAG TTCTCCACCTGGACACCCCGAAGGATCCATACGACCTCCACTTTTACGCCCCCGATGCGTGGATTCCTTCCCACATCGCCACCAAGCAACCCCCCGGCACGCCCCCCCTGCCTCCCAAGCTGCCCCCGCCCCCGGGCCGGACCTCGTCGCCACCCCGCCTGGAGCCGCTCTCCCCGGCCGCCCTTCCCAACAACTTCGTGTGA
- the SLC17A7 gene encoding vesicular glutamate transporter 1 isoform X2 has protein sequence MEFRQDEFRKLAGRALGRLHRLLEKRQEGAETLELSAEGRPVAANGAAARSRPVLDCTCWGLPRRYVIAVMSGLGFCISFGIRCNLGVAIVSMVNNSTVHKGGHVTVQKAQFNWDPETVGLIHGSFFWGYIVTQIPGGFICQKFAANRVFGFAIVATSTLNMLIPSAARVHYGCVIFVRILQGLVEGVTYPACHGIWSKWAPPLERSRLATTAFCGSYAGAVVAMPLAGVLVQYSGWSSVFYVYGSFGIFWYLFWLLVSYESPAQHPSITEEERKYIEDAIGESARLMNPLVKFSTPWRRFFTSMPVYAIIVANFCRSWTFYLLLISQPAYFEEVFGFEISKVGLVSALPHLVMTIVVPIGGQIADFLRSRRIMSTTNVRKMMNCGGFGMEATLLLVVGYSHSKGVAISFLVLAVGFSGFAISGFNVNHLDIAPRYASILMGISNGVGTLSGMVCPIIVGAMTKHKLFLGPPSATALARRQF, from the exons ATGGAGTTCCGGCAAGATGAGTTTCGGAAGCTGGCGGGCCGCGCCCTGGGCCGCCTCCACCG GCTCCTGGAGAAACGGCAGGAGGGCGCTGAGACCCTAGAGCTGAGCGCCGAGGGGCGGCCGGTGGCGGCCAACGGGGCGGCGGCGCGGTCCCGGCCGGTGCTGGACTGCACGTGCTGGGGGCTCCCCCGCCGCTACGTCATCGCCGTCATGAGCGGCCTGGGCTTCTGCATCAGCTTCGGCATCCGCTGCAACCTGGGCGTGGCCATCGTGTCCATGGTGAACAACAGCACCGTGCACAAGGGCGGCCACGTGACCGTGCAG AAAGCCCAGTTCAACTGGGACCCCGAGACCGTGGGCCTCATCCACGGCTCCTTCTTCTGGGGCTACATCGTCACCCAGATTCCCGGGGGCTTCATCTGCCAGAAGTTTGCGGCCAACAG GGTCTTCGGCTTCGCCATAGTGGCCACGTCCACCCTCAACATGCTGATTCCCTCCGCCGCCCGAGTCCACTACGGCTGCGTCATCTTTGTGCGAATCCTGCAGGGGCTTGTGGAG GGCGTTACCTACCCGGCCTGCCATGGCATCTGGAGTAAGTGGGCTCCGCCGCTGGAGCGCAGCCGTCTGGCAACCACAGCCTTTTGCG GCTCCTACGCTGGGGCTGTGGTCGCCATGCCCCTCGCCGGAGTGCTGGTCCAGTACTCGGGGTGGAGCTCCGTGTTCTACGTCTATG GGAGCTTCGGCATCTTCTGGTACCTCTTCTGGCTCCTGGTGTCCTATGAGTCTCCGGCCCAGCACCCCAGCATCACCGAGGAGGAACGCAAATACATCGAGGACGCGATCGGCGAGAGCGCCCGCCTCATGAACCCCCTCGTG AAATTCAGCACCCCGTGGCGCCGCTTCTTCACGTCCATGCCAGTCTACGCCATCATCGTGGCGAACTTCTGTCGCAGTTGGACCTTCTATTTGCTGCTCATCTCCCAGCCCGCCTACTTTGAGGAGGTCTTCGGCTTTGAGATCAGCAAG GTGGGCCTAGTGTCCGCACTCCCGCACCTCGTCATGACCATAGTCGTCCCTATCGGGGGCCAGATCGCAGACTTCCTACGAAGCCGCCGCATCATGTCCACTACCAACGTTCGCAAGATGATGAATTGCGGGG GCTTTGGCATGGAGGCCACATTGCTTCTGGTTGTCGGCTACTCCCACTCCAAGGGCGTCGCCATCTCCTTCTTGGTCTTGGCGGTGGGCTTCAGCGGCTTCGCCATCTCCG GCTTCAACGTGAACCACCTGGACATTGCCCCGCGCTATGCCAGCATCCTCATGGGCATCTCCAACGGCGTGGGAACCCTCAGCGGCATGGTGTGTCCCATCATCGTAGGGGCCATGACCAAGCACAAG CTGTTTCTAGGACCCCCTTCTGCTACAGCACTAGCCAGACGCCAGTTTTAA
- the SLC17A7 gene encoding vesicular glutamate transporter 1 isoform X1 — translation MEFRQDEFRKLAGRALGRLHRLLEKRQEGAETLELSAEGRPVAANGAAARSRPVLDCTCWGLPRRYVIAVMSGLGFCISFGIRCNLGVAIVSMVNNSTVHKGGHVTVQKAQFNWDPETVGLIHGSFFWGYIVTQIPGGFICQKFAANRVFGFAIVATSTLNMLIPSAARVHYGCVIFVRILQGLVEGVTYPACHGIWSKWAPPLERSRLATTAFCGSYAGAVVAMPLAGVLVQYSGWSSVFYVYGSFGIFWYLFWLLVSYESPAQHPSITEEERKYIEDAIGESARLMNPLVKFSTPWRRFFTSMPVYAIIVANFCRSWTFYLLLISQPAYFEEVFGFEISKVGLVSALPHLVMTIVVPIGGQIADFLRSRRIMSTTNVRKMMNCGGFGMEATLLLVVGYSHSKGVAISFLVLAVGFSGFAISGFNVNHLDIAPRYASILMGISNGVGTLSGMVCPIIVGAMTKHKTREEWQSVFLIASLVHYGGVLFYGIFASGEKQPWAEPEELSEEKSGLVQHDQLAASSEESDGPDDPAFSYSAASGEPAPPGAPPGPGPALGSGPPPSYGATGRSPAPPTWPPTPRDY, via the exons ATGGAGTTCCGGCAAGATGAGTTTCGGAAGCTGGCGGGCCGCGCCCTGGGCCGCCTCCACCG GCTCCTGGAGAAACGGCAGGAGGGCGCTGAGACCCTAGAGCTGAGCGCCGAGGGGCGGCCGGTGGCGGCCAACGGGGCGGCGGCGCGGTCCCGGCCGGTGCTGGACTGCACGTGCTGGGGGCTCCCCCGCCGCTACGTCATCGCCGTCATGAGCGGCCTGGGCTTCTGCATCAGCTTCGGCATCCGCTGCAACCTGGGCGTGGCCATCGTGTCCATGGTGAACAACAGCACCGTGCACAAGGGCGGCCACGTGACCGTGCAG AAAGCCCAGTTCAACTGGGACCCCGAGACCGTGGGCCTCATCCACGGCTCCTTCTTCTGGGGCTACATCGTCACCCAGATTCCCGGGGGCTTCATCTGCCAGAAGTTTGCGGCCAACAG GGTCTTCGGCTTCGCCATAGTGGCCACGTCCACCCTCAACATGCTGATTCCCTCCGCCGCCCGAGTCCACTACGGCTGCGTCATCTTTGTGCGAATCCTGCAGGGGCTTGTGGAG GGCGTTACCTACCCGGCCTGCCATGGCATCTGGAGTAAGTGGGCTCCGCCGCTGGAGCGCAGCCGTCTGGCAACCACAGCCTTTTGCG GCTCCTACGCTGGGGCTGTGGTCGCCATGCCCCTCGCCGGAGTGCTGGTCCAGTACTCGGGGTGGAGCTCCGTGTTCTACGTCTATG GGAGCTTCGGCATCTTCTGGTACCTCTTCTGGCTCCTGGTGTCCTATGAGTCTCCGGCCCAGCACCCCAGCATCACCGAGGAGGAACGCAAATACATCGAGGACGCGATCGGCGAGAGCGCCCGCCTCATGAACCCCCTCGTG AAATTCAGCACCCCGTGGCGCCGCTTCTTCACGTCCATGCCAGTCTACGCCATCATCGTGGCGAACTTCTGTCGCAGTTGGACCTTCTATTTGCTGCTCATCTCCCAGCCCGCCTACTTTGAGGAGGTCTTCGGCTTTGAGATCAGCAAG GTGGGCCTAGTGTCCGCACTCCCGCACCTCGTCATGACCATAGTCGTCCCTATCGGGGGCCAGATCGCAGACTTCCTACGAAGCCGCCGCATCATGTCCACTACCAACGTTCGCAAGATGATGAATTGCGGGG GCTTTGGCATGGAGGCCACATTGCTTCTGGTTGTCGGCTACTCCCACTCCAAGGGCGTCGCCATCTCCTTCTTGGTCTTGGCGGTGGGCTTCAGCGGCTTCGCCATCTCCG GCTTCAACGTGAACCACCTGGACATTGCCCCGCGCTATGCCAGCATCCTCATGGGCATCTCCAACGGCGTGGGAACCCTCAGCGGCATGGTGTGTCCCATCATCGTAGGGGCCATGACCAAGCACAAG ACCCGGGAGGAGTGGCAGTCGGTGTTCCTCATCGCTTCCCTGGTGCACTATGGGGGAGTCTTGTTCTATGGCATCTTCGCCTCCGGGGAGAAGCAGCCCTGGGCAGAGCCGGAGGAGCTGAGCGAAGAGAAGTCGGGCCTTGTCCAGCACGATCAGCTGGCGGCCAGTAGTGAGGAGAGCGACGGCCCAGATGACCCTGCCTTCTCCTACTCTGCTGCCTCTGGGGAACCCGCTCCACCGGGAGCCCCGCCCGGACCGGGCCCGGCGCTGGGGTCTGGACCCCCGCCTTCCTACGGGGCTACCGGGAGAAGTCCTGCCCCCCCCACCTGGCCCCCAACCCCGAGGGACTACTGA
- the PPP1R15A gene encoding protein phosphatase 1 regulatory subunit 15A — MTRGPDPVSPEGSLHLPDTWLTPTERHLTWPACLLLQPSPDLGDPTGISLGSSLLSSLLSDLHLLLTRAWSHLWKVGLPAKLKEVKFVNAEARAEEEEEGQCHQVPGPWPGVQRARVCSSPLPRAGGQVRKEGNKGRAEDPATRGSGGQGLQDGAANREESGSRPAGLAQRDNGQVEEGAARGLPVGLGAHWPGENKMNEREDEREEIVSDELAKAPGAAEQSSLSLVDSGSRGCWALAWQLQEADERMGGAEEGNGRGAGSQPPPMLTSPLLRAWTYRTGEEEEEEEEEVVFDEEGGEAGSHSPVFTSPLLRTWAYRPGEEEEEEEDVDVSDEDGGEAGSHSPVFTSPLLRTWAYRPGEEEEEEEEEEEDEDVSDEDEEGVSDEEGGEAGSHSPVFTSPLLRTWAYRPGEEEEEEEEEEEDEDVSDEDEEGVSDEEGGEAGSHSPVFTSPLLRAWAYRPGEEEEEEEEEEEEVSDEEEGDEDEEGVPDEEGGEAGSHSPVFTSPLLRTWAYRPGEEEEEEEEEVAKEETVSREGPGLQPFLVSIFVPGAEQPPPWPSPKLPQRLKSRLRPRRAPVELESGPPSDRKVRFSSKVELHLLVVWAGPARAARRGPWEQLARDRSRFARRISQAEAQLSPCLCPAARTRAWARLQALIIFPDQEKSSSPGAPPEAPTLSPVRSLPSPSVPQLPN, encoded by the exons ATGACGCGCGGCCCCGACCCGGTGAGTCCCGAGGGCAG TCTGCATTTGCCAGATACTTGGCTGACTCCCACTGAGAGACATCTAACTTGGCCTGCTTGTCTCCTCTTGCAGCCCAGCCCTGACCTGGGAGACCCCACCGGTATCTCCCTGGGGAGCTCCCTCCTGAGCAGCCTCCTCTCTGACCTGCACCTCCTTCTGACCCGGGCCTGGTCCCACTTGTGGAAGGTGGGACTCCCGGCCAAGCTGAAAGAAGTCAAGTTTGTGAATGCTGAAGCTAgagctgaggaggaggaggagggccaGTGTCACCAGGTCCCAGGCCCTTGGCCTGGAGTCCAAAGAGCTCGGGTCTGCTCCAGTCCCCTGCCCCGGGCTGGAGGACAAGTGAGGAAAGAGGGCAACAAAGGAAGGGCAGAAGACCCAGCCACCCGTGGGTCTGGAGGACAGGGGCTCCAGGATGGAGCGGCCAACAGAGAGGAGTCTGGCAGTAGGCCTGCTGGCCTGGCCCAGAGAGACAACGGACAGGTGGAAGAGGGAGCTGCTAGAGGCCTCCCTGTGGGACTCGGGGCCCATTGGCCTGGAGAGAACAAGATGAATGAGAGGGAGGATGAAAGAGAAGAGATAGTGAGTGATGAGCTGGCCAAAGCCCCCGGAGCAGCAGAGCAAAGTTCCCTTTCCCTTGTGGATAGTGGTTCTCGGGGGTGCTGGGCTTTGGCCTGGCAGCTCCAAGAGGCAGATGAGAGAATGGGAGGAGCTGAAGAAGGTAATGGGAGAGGAGCAGGCAGTCAGCCTCCTCCCATGCTCACCAGTCCCCTGCTTAGGGCCTGGACCTACAGAactggagaggaggaagaggaggaggaggaagaagttgTGTTTgatgaggaaggaggagaagcagGCAGCCACTCTCCTGTGTTCACCAGTCCCCTACTCAGGACCTGGGCCTACAGAcctggagaggaggaggaggaggaggaggatgtggATGTGTCTGATGAGGATGGAGGAGAAGCAGGCAGCCACTCTCCTGTGTTCACCAGTCCCCTACTCAGGACCTGGGCCTACAGAcctggagaggaggaggaagaggaggaggaggaggaggaggatgaggatgtgtctgatgaagatgaagaaggtGTATCTgatgaggaaggaggagaagcagGCAGCCACTCTCCTGTGTTCACCAGTCCCCTACTCAGGACCTGGGCCTACAGAcctggagaggaggaggaagaggaggaggaggaggaggaggatgaggatgtgtctgatgaagatgaagaaggtGTATCTgatgaggaaggaggagaagcagGCAGCCACTCTCCTGTGTTCACCAGTCCCCTACTCAGGGCCTGGGCCTACAGAcctggagaggaggaggaagaggaggaggaggaggaggaggaagtgtcTGATGAGGAAGAAGGAGATGAGGATGAAGAAGGTGTACCTgatgaggaaggaggagaagcagGCAGCCACTCTCCAGTGTTCACCAGTCCCCTACTCAGGACCTGGGCCTACAGAcctggagaggaggaggaggaagaagaggaggaagttgCTAAAGAAGAAACTGTGAGCAGGGAGGGTCCTGGACTGCAACCCTTCCTTGTTTCCATCTTTGTTCCGGGGGCTGAGCAGCCACCCCCTTGGCCATCACCAAAGCTACCCCAGAGGCTGAAGAGTCGCCTAAGGCCCCGAAGGGCCCCAGTGGAGTTAGAGTCTGGACCCCCTTCAGATAGGAAG GTCCGATTCTCCAGTAAGGTGGAGCTTCATCTCTTGGTGGTGTGGGCAGGTCCTGCCCGTGCTGCTCGCCGGGGTCCTTGGGAGCAGCTGGCACGTGATCGGAGCCGCTTCGCACGTCGGATCTCCCAGGCCGAAGCCCAGCTGAGCCCTTGCCTGTGCCCAGCTGCTCGTACCCGTGCTTGGGCCCGTCTCCAagcactgatcattttcccagATCAAGAGAAATCATCTTCCCCAGGGGCCCCTCCAGAAGCCCCAACCCTCTCACCGGTCCGGAGTCTGCCTTCTCCCAGTGTCCCTCAGCTTCCAAATTAG
- the PLEKHA4 gene encoding pleckstrin homology domain-containing family A member 4 produces MEEGRPRSSLSLASSVSTVSSISLSTKPPRAVNRVHAFGKRASSVRRDPNLPVHIRGWLYKQDSSGLRLWKRRWFVLSGHCLFYYKDSREESVLGSVPLPSYSVRPDGPGAPRGRRYTFTAEHPGMRTYVLAADTVEDLRGWLRALGRATRAEGDDYGPQTPPAGPPAGEGPGGPGGPPEVGSGDESRSAESLEVARISGRHRELTPSPPPGLKEPPQRSRQRARSPELFSPLSRPPSPLGLPRPRSAPAHRPSALVGGDSRPHTPLSRIDVRPLPEWAPSSRTLSRPSTPQRALPSETGASRPSRSPQHWTTELRTKTASGYPQLAPRPPGSRGSVASLHPPSPSGPPLDSPLHRSADTDALLTKLCGQDRLLRRLTEEMTKSQEEKERLEAALELTRRAVGDPGPGGRAWTRLRLLQDRLVGVRAALCHLTQERERVWDTYSGLEQELRTLRETLEDLLHLGSPQARASAQQQLWMVEDTLAGLGDSSWGRPHRDGNGDGDGPGAPPGPGSPSSPRVQSSEGQYFPSPAPSPSPPPTGSKASGSRVRMSAQEQLERMRRHQEAGGLRLRSLSPGGQTLRPSTVRRQLEPGSGRDGPLLDSLGHTGTPQQWTRSSGSWSSSRSPRPYIPSPEGHRERVLSLSQALATEASNWHKMITGRSPEAPGDSTSRLTPPPRSSPVGSPPSVGRGRGDPTPWAPTWGGAAPPDEGAWPLRVTLLQSSF; encoded by the exons ATGGAAGAGGGAAGGCCCCGGAGCAGCCTCAGCTTGGCCAGCAGCGTCTCCACTGTCTCCTCCATCAGCCTAAGCACCAAG CCCCCCCGGGCAGTCAACCGAGTCCATGCCTTTGGGAAAAGGGCGAGCTCTGTTCGCAGGGACCCCAACCTGCCTGTGCACATCCGAGGCTGGCTGTATAAGCAG GACAGCTCTGGCCTCCGGCTTTGGAAGCGGCGCTGGTTCGTCCTGTCTGGTCACTGCCTCTTCTATTATAAGG ACAGCCGGGAGGAGAGCGTACTGGGCAGTGTCCCTCTCCCCAGCTACAGTGTGCGCCCAGATGGCCCTGGGGCCCCCCGGGGACGTCGCTATACTTTCACT GCTGAGCATCCTGGGATGAGGACCTATGTTTTGGCCGCTGATACTGTGGAGGACCTTCGAGGGTGGCTGCGGGCTCTGGGTAGGGCCACCCGAGCTGAAGGAGATGACTA CGGCCCCCAGACCCCACCTGCTGGACCCCCAGCTGGAGAAGGCCCTGGGGGTCCTGGGGGACCACCTGAGGTGGGGAGTGGTGATGAGAGCCGCAGTGCCGAGTCCCTGGAGGTTGCCAGGATCTCTGGCAGGCACAGGGAGCTCACTCCCAGCCCTCCACCTGGGCTTAAGGAGCCACCCCAGAGAAGCAGACAAAGGGCAAGGAGTCCaga GctgttttctcccctttcccgCCCCCCTTCACCCCTGGGCCTTCCCCGGCCCCGCTCAGCCCCTGCCCACCGCCCCTCTGCTCTGGTAGGGGGAGATAGCCGGCCCCACACCCCACTGAGCCGGATCGATGTCCGACCCTTGCCCGAGTGGGCCCCATCTTCAAGAACTCTGTCACGACCCTCCACTCCACAACGGGCACTGCCATCAGAGACGGGGGCATCTAGACCCTCCAGGAGTCCTCAGCATTGGACCACTGAACTCAGGACCAAG ACTGCATCTGGATATCCACAATTGGCCCCCAGACCCCCAGGAAGTCGGGGTTCCGTGGCCTCCCTG CATCCCCCCTCCCCGTCCGGCCCTCCCCTGGATTCTCCACTGCATCGTAGCGCAGATACCGAT GCGCTCCTGACCAAACTCTGTGGGCAGGACCGGCTCTTGAGGAGGTTGAcagaagaaatgacaaagagCCAGGAGGAGAAG GAGCGGTTGGAAGCAGCCCTAGAGCTGACTCGCCGGGCTGTCGGGGACCCTGGGCCCGGAGGCAGGGCTTGGACTCGCCTTCGGCTTCTGCAGGACCGCCTGGTGGGTGTCAGAGCTGCCCTCTGCCACCTGACGCAG gaaagggagagagtttGGGACACATACAGTGGCCTGGAGCAGGAGTTGAGGACTCTGCGGGAGACCCTGGAGGATCTGCTGCACCTTGGATCTCCTCAG GCCAGGGCCTCTGCCCAACAACAGCTATGGATGGTAGAGGACACATTGGCTGGACTAGGGGATTCGAGCTGGGGGCGTCCCCACAGGGATGgaaatggagatggagatgggcCTGGTGCCCCCCCAG GCCCTGGATCACCCAGTTCTCCCCGAGTTCAGAGCTCAGAAGGCCAATATTTTCCATCTCCCGCCCCATCTCCATCCCCACCACCGACAGGGTCCAAG GCTTCAGGCTCCCGGGTCCGGATGAGTGCCCAGGAGCAGTTGGAAAGGATGAGGCGGCACCAGGAGGCCGGGGGGCTCCGGCTCCGGTCACTATCTCCCGGGGGACAGACCTTACGTCCCTCGACAGTTCGAAGGCAACTGGAGCCTGGATCAGGGAGAGATGGG CCTCTCCTGGACTCCCTGGGTCATACAGGGACCCCTCAACAATGGACCCGGAGCTCTGGGTCCTGGAGCAG CTCTCGGAGTCCCCGGCCCTACATTCCATCCCCTGAAGGACATCGGGAGAGGGTCCTCAGCCTGTCCCAGGCTCTGGCCACAGAGGCTTCCAACTGGCACAAGATGATCACAG GTCGAAGCCCAGAAGCCCCCGGGGACTCCACTTCCAGACTGACACCGCCCCCTCGTTCATCTCCAGTGGGGTCCCCGCCTTCCGTGGGGCGGGGCCGAGGGGACCCCACTCCCTGGGCCCCAACATGGGGAGGGGCGGCGCCGCCAGATGAGGGGGCGTGGCCTCTGCGAGTCACGCTTCTCCAATCCAGTTTCTGA
- the HSD17B14 gene encoding L-fucose dehydrogenase — MAAGPCGEGRVVLVTGGARGIGAGIVRAFVENGAKVVFCDKNEASGQALAEELRSAQPPAGAAFIRCDVTREGEVEALISEILQRFGRLDCVVNNAGHHPPEETLEEISPQAFRELLELNLLAVYSVSKFALPLLRQNQGSIINISSLVGAIGQRKAASYVATKGAVTALTKALALDESQYGVRVNCISPGNIWTPLWTELAATTPDPAATVREGEQMQPLGRMGRPDEVGAAAVFLAFRASFCTGVDLPVTGGAELGYGRRGPPAPRGAPTSSARS; from the exons ATGGCTGCGGGTCCCTGCGGCGAGGGCCGGGTGGTCTTGGTGACCGGCGGGGCTCGGGGTATTGGCGCTGGCATCGTGCGCGCCTTCG TGGAGAACGGTGCTAAAGTGGTCTTCTGTGACAAGAATG AGGCTAGCGGCCAGGCGCTTGCAGAAGAACTGCGTTCAGCCCAGCCGCCAGCAGGAGCCGCCTTCATCCGATGTGATGTGACCCGAGAGGGGGAAGTGGAG GCCTTGATCTCTGAGATCCTGCAGCGTTTTGGGCGCCTGGACTGCGTGGTGAACAACGCTGGACACC ATCCCCCAGAGGAGACCCTGGAAGAAATATCCCCCCAAGCCTTCCGAGAGCTTCTGGAGCTGAACCTCCTCGCTGTATATTCAGTGTCCAAG TTTGCCCTTCCCTTACTCCGGCAGAACCAGGGCAGCATCATTAACATCTCTAGCTTGGTGGGGGCCATTGGTCAAAGAAAGGCTGCATCTTACGTGGCCACCAAG GGGGCTGTGACAGCCCTGACCAAGGCCTTGGCCCTGGACGAGAGTCAGTATGGGGTCCGGGTCAACTG CATCTCCCCAGGAAACATCTGGACCCCGCTGTGGACGGAGCTGGCTGCCACGACCCCCGACCCCGCTGCCACGGTGAGGGAAGGGGAGCAGATGCAG CCCCTGGGCCGCATGGGCCGGCCGGACGAGGTCGGGGCCGCCGCCGTGTTCCTGGCCTTCCGGGCCTCCTTCTGCACCGGCGTGGACCTGCCTGTGACCGGGGGCGCCGAGCTGGGCTACGGGCGCAGggggccccccgccccccgcggcgCCCCGACCTCCTCGGCGCGGAGCTAG